Proteins encoded within one genomic window of Candidatus Thiodiazotropha endoloripes:
- a CDS encoding FmdB family zinc ribbon protein translates to MPIYEYRCQACDHELEAMQKMSDEPLTECPECNQESLKKLISAAGFRLKGSGWYETDFKSGTKKNVHDSGKSAGKSKGCSGGSCGC, encoded by the coding sequence ATGCCAATTTATGAGTATCGTTGCCAGGCCTGTGACCATGAGTTGGAGGCGATGCAGAAGATGAGCGATGAGCCCCTGACCGAATGCCCTGAATGCAACCAGGAGAGTCTCAAAAAGCTGATCTCAGCTGCCGGATTCCGTCTCAAGGGCAGTGGCTGGTATGAGACGGATTTCAAGAGCGGCACTAAGAAAAATGTCCACGATAGTGGTAAATCAGCAGGTAAATCAAAGGGCTGTAGCGGCGGCTCTTGCGGCTGTTAA
- a CDS encoding PilZ domain-containing protein: MSIDDQEKTQDERREFFRIDDSIRVSYRVIPVADIPTSIDEQLRAGERFTVMTRLQEISQHLSASMHRIEQRDTDIADYLKALDEKINLLGRSFLTEARELLDQPSRQVNLSAGGLAMDITEAVEVGSKVEVKMLLLPSFSGLLAYGEVVGTEPSEGEDEGYPYHVRINFTMIRGSDQDALIRHITRRQGEMLRHRREMKELEEDGT, translated from the coding sequence ATGTCTATCGATGATCAGGAAAAAACCCAGGATGAACGCAGGGAGTTTTTCCGTATAGACGATTCGATCCGAGTGAGTTACCGGGTGATCCCGGTGGCCGATATACCGACCAGCATTGACGAACAGCTGAGAGCAGGGGAGCGGTTTACTGTCATGACACGCCTGCAGGAGATCAGTCAGCACCTCTCCGCCTCAATGCATCGTATCGAACAGCGGGATACCGATATCGCCGACTACCTGAAAGCGCTGGATGAAAAGATCAATCTGCTGGGTCGCAGTTTCCTGACAGAAGCCCGGGAGCTGCTCGATCAGCCCTCACGGCAGGTTAATCTGAGTGCCGGTGGCTTGGCAATGGATATCACCGAAGCGGTTGAAGTCGGGTCCAAAGTGGAAGTCAAGATGCTGTTGCTGCCCTCATTTTCCGGCCTGCTGGCGTATGGAGAAGTGGTTGGAACAGAGCCCTCTGAGGGGGAAGATGAAGGCTACCCCTACCATGTGCGGATCAATTTCACCATGATTCGGGGTTCGGATCAGGATGCGCTGATCAGACACATAACCCGTCGACAGGGTGAGATGCTGAGGCACCGCCGCGAGATGAAAGAGCTGGAAGAGGACGGTACCTGA
- the pomA gene encoding flagellar motor protein PomA, protein MDIATLVGLLGGFGIIIGAIASGGDVMLFVNVPSLLIVVGGTFMVTLMQVSLGDFLGSFSIGMKAFFYKTDDPKKLIEEAVELADIARKNGLLALEGQEISNGFLKQGIGLCVDGHDPVLVNKLLTKDIDLTIQRHEVGQTMFKNMATMAPAMGMIGTLVGLVQMLANMSDPASIGPAMAVALLTTLYGAVIANAFATPMSEKLARASSMEKTNKSLIIETIAGIQEGMNPRVLEQLLSTYLPTGKRPVQEG, encoded by the coding sequence GTGGACATTGCGACACTGGTTGGTCTATTAGGTGGTTTCGGCATTATCATCGGGGCGATCGCTTCAGGTGGCGATGTCATGCTGTTTGTCAATGTTCCCTCGCTACTGATCGTTGTGGGTGGCACCTTCATGGTGACGCTCATGCAGGTGTCACTCGGTGACTTCCTGGGATCATTCAGCATCGGTATGAAGGCCTTTTTCTACAAGACCGATGATCCCAAAAAACTCATCGAGGAAGCGGTTGAGCTGGCGGACATCGCCAGAAAGAACGGTCTGCTGGCGTTGGAGGGGCAGGAGATATCCAACGGTTTTCTCAAACAGGGAATCGGACTCTGTGTGGATGGTCACGATCCAGTGCTGGTCAATAAGTTACTCACCAAGGATATTGATCTGACCATTCAACGCCATGAGGTGGGTCAGACCATGTTCAAAAACATGGCCACCATGGCACCGGCCATGGGCATGATCGGAACACTGGTGGGTTTGGTGCAGATGTTGGCGAACATGTCTGATCCGGCGAGTATCGGTCCTGCCATGGCGGTGGCTCTTTTGACTACCCTCTATGGCGCAGTAATCGCGAATGCCTTCGCGACACCGATGTCGGAAAAACTGGCCAGAGCCAGCTCCATGGAGAAGACCAACAAGTCGTTGATCATTGAAACCATCGCAGGTATTCAGGAGGGGATGAATCCAAGGGTACTGGAGCAGCTTCTGAGTACCTATCTGCCCACCGGTAAGCGTCCTGTACAGGAAGGCTGA
- a CDS encoding DUF502 domain-containing protein — protein MTYLRRYLVAGLLVWLPLGASYLVVSLLVDWMDRSLLLLPQAYRPESLLGFHIPGLGVVLSLVILFVTGLVAANLFGRRLVKLWEAMVSRIPLVRSVYSAVKQLVETMFADNGRSFRKVVLVEFPRRGLWTLAFLTNEESGPIQEALGRELVSVYIPTTPNPTGGYFVLLPKEEVRELEMSVDDGLKMLLSMGAVNSTSGLAEAQAKP, from the coding sequence ATGACATACTTACGTCGTTACCTGGTAGCGGGTCTGCTGGTCTGGTTACCGCTTGGGGCGAGCTATTTGGTGGTCAGTCTGCTGGTGGATTGGATGGACCGCAGCCTGCTGCTGCTTCCACAAGCCTACCGCCCGGAGAGTCTGCTGGGATTTCACATCCCGGGTCTGGGCGTCGTGCTCTCTCTGGTGATACTGTTCGTTACCGGCCTGGTGGCGGCAAATCTGTTCGGCCGACGTCTGGTGAAACTGTGGGAGGCGATGGTATCCCGTATTCCACTGGTCAGATCCGTCTATTCGGCAGTCAAACAGCTGGTGGAGACGATGTTTGCCGACAACGGCAGGTCGTTTCGGAAAGTTGTGCTGGTGGAGTTTCCCCGCCGGGGGCTCTGGACCCTGGCCTTCCTCACCAATGAGGAGAGTGGTCCGATCCAGGAGGCGCTCGGGCGCGAACTGGTCAGTGTCTACATTCCCACTACACCCAACCCCACAGGGGGCTATTTCGTGCTTCTACCCAAGGAGGAAGTACGGGAGTTGGAGATGAGTGTGGATGACGGATTGAAAATGTTGCTCTCGATGGGAGCGGTAAACTCAACCTCCGGGCTTGCAGAGGCGCAAGCCAAGCCGTAA
- the nudB gene encoding dihydroneopterin triphosphate diphosphatase, which translates to MAGRDYKRPESVLVVVYTLAGQVLIMRRVRPKHFWQSVTGSLEWGESAAQAARRELYEETGIMAGSRLIDLHQQISFPILPAWRARYARTAHCNKEHWFALQLATRRIPKLRADEHREYRWVSSDQALRLASSWTNRKAIRYLLRSCSC; encoded by the coding sequence ATGGCTGGCAGAGACTATAAGCGACCAGAGTCTGTGCTGGTGGTGGTCTATACCCTGGCTGGTCAGGTATTGATCATGCGCCGGGTCCGGCCGAAGCACTTCTGGCAATCGGTCACCGGCAGTCTGGAGTGGGGCGAGTCAGCTGCACAGGCGGCCCGACGGGAGCTCTATGAGGAGACCGGAATCATGGCCGGGAGTCGATTGATCGATCTGCACCAGCAGATCAGCTTTCCCATTCTTCCCGCCTGGCGTGCCCGATACGCCCGGACAGCCCATTGCAACAAAGAGCACTGGTTTGCTTTGCAACTCGCCACTCGCCGAATCCCAAAGCTGCGAGCGGATGAACACAGAGAATATCGTTGGGTCTCTTCGGACCAGGCCCTGCGGCTGGCCAGCTCATGGACCAATCGTAAGGCGATCCGCTATCTGCTGAGAAGCTGTTCTTGCTGA
- the tssL gene encoding type VI secretion system protein TssL, long form, protein MADECPKCPEGLPPWLATFADLMSLLMCFFVLLLSFAEVDAQRFKKMAESMKDAFGVQREIPAVEIVKGTSVIMQEFSPGKPEPSPIEDIRQITSDLEQEFLDRESKDATDVDEAKAAMQAELEREVQAQAEELQEMLESEISDGLIDVETESTNIIIRIQEKGSFPSGRANLNPEFFEVISKITEVIATTPGKIIVAGHTDNIPISTRRFRSNWELSSARAVTVVHAMLSNASIEEERFLIQGYADSQPLVDNDTSENRAQNRRVELVIRRGEDVELDPEPTEIPEE, encoded by the coding sequence ATGGCTGACGAGTGCCCCAAATGTCCTGAAGGGCTACCCCCTTGGCTGGCGACATTTGCCGATCTGATGTCACTGCTGATGTGCTTCTTCGTGCTGCTGCTCTCGTTTGCCGAGGTGGATGCGCAACGCTTCAAGAAGATGGCGGAATCGATGAAGGATGCCTTTGGCGTACAGCGGGAGATTCCTGCCGTGGAGATCGTCAAGGGCACCAGCGTGATCATGCAGGAGTTCAGTCCCGGTAAACCGGAACCCTCACCGATCGAAGACATTCGACAGATTACCAGTGATCTGGAACAGGAGTTTCTTGACCGGGAATCGAAGGATGCTACCGATGTGGATGAAGCCAAGGCGGCGATGCAGGCAGAGCTGGAGCGAGAGGTGCAGGCTCAGGCCGAAGAGCTGCAGGAGATGCTTGAGTCTGAGATCAGTGACGGGCTGATCGATGTGGAGACAGAGTCGACCAACATCATCATCCGTATTCAGGAGAAGGGTTCATTCCCCTCAGGCAGAGCCAACCTGAATCCGGAATTCTTTGAAGTCATCTCAAAAATCACTGAAGTGATCGCCACAACACCGGGTAAGATCATTGTCGCCGGGCATACCGACAATATTCCGATTTCCACCAGGCGGTTCCGCTCCAACTGGGAGCTGTCCTCAGCCCGCGCCGTGACGGTGGTGCACGCCATGTTGAGCAATGCCTCCATTGAAGAGGAGCGTTTTCTAATCCAGGGCTATGCAGATTCCCAGCCACTGGTGGACAATGACACCTCTGAAAATCGGGCTCAGAACAGACGGGTTGAGCTGGTGATCAGGCGTGGTGAGGATGTTGAACTCGATCCTGAACCGACCGAAATCCCTGAGGAATAA
- the aspS gene encoding aspartate--tRNA ligase, with the protein MRSHYCGQINSSHIDQEVEICGWVHRRRDHGGVIFIDLRDREGLVQVVYDPDLPEIFSIAEQVRNEFVLRVKGRVRARPEGTVNKDLPTGEIEILGLELEVLNRSDTPPFQLDEHEKASEEIRLRYRYIDLRRPEMLEKIRVRAQVTKSLRRFLEDQGFMDIETPMLTKATPEGARDYLVPSRTHPGEFFALPQSPQLFKQLLMMSGMDRYYQIVRCFRDEDLRADRQPEFTQLDIETSFMSEDEILQLNEEMIRQLYKEVLDVDLPNPFPRMTYDEAISRFGSDRPDLRVPLELVDLGDLMQSVEFKVFSSPAKDAKGRVAAMMVPGGSSLSRKQIDEYTKYVAIYGAKGLAYIKVNELAKGIEGLQSPILKFLPDEVVNAILERTAAKDGDLIFFGADKAHVVNEALGALRVKVGQDMELMQGDWRPLWVVDFPMFERDEQNDRWTPLHHPFTSPKLDQLELLESDPGACKSRAYDMVMNGVELGGGSIRIHQQDVQQKIFQLLEISDEEAEEKFGFLLSALKFGCPPHGGLAFGLDRLVMLLTGSSSIREVMAFPKTQTAACMLTSAPSEVAPDQLRELSIRVRKPAAEEGA; encoded by the coding sequence ATGCGCAGTCATTATTGTGGACAAATCAATAGCTCCCATATCGACCAGGAAGTTGAAATTTGTGGATGGGTGCATCGCCGTCGTGATCATGGTGGTGTGATTTTCATCGATCTGCGAGATCGTGAAGGTCTGGTGCAGGTGGTTTATGATCCGGATCTGCCGGAGATTTTCTCAATCGCCGAGCAGGTGCGTAATGAGTTTGTGCTGCGTGTGAAAGGGCGGGTCAGAGCCCGACCCGAAGGTACCGTCAACAAGGATCTGCCCACTGGCGAGATCGAGATTCTCGGTCTTGAGCTGGAAGTGCTGAACCGTTCCGATACGCCCCCATTTCAACTCGATGAGCATGAGAAGGCTTCGGAAGAGATTCGCCTGCGCTATCGCTATATCGATCTGCGTCGTCCGGAAATGCTGGAGAAGATCCGTGTCCGTGCTCAGGTGACCAAATCCCTGCGTCGTTTTCTCGAAGATCAGGGTTTTATGGACATCGAGACACCGATGCTGACCAAAGCTACCCCGGAAGGGGCAAGGGACTACCTGGTGCCGAGCCGTACCCATCCAGGCGAGTTTTTTGCCCTGCCTCAATCACCACAGTTGTTCAAACAGCTGTTGATGATGTCCGGTATGGACCGCTACTACCAGATTGTGCGCTGTTTCCGCGATGAGGATCTGCGCGCCGACCGGCAGCCTGAATTCACGCAGCTCGATATCGAGACCTCCTTCATGAGTGAGGATGAGATTTTACAGCTCAATGAGGAGATGATTCGCCAGCTCTATAAAGAGGTTCTGGATGTCGACCTGCCGAATCCATTTCCACGCATGACCTATGATGAGGCGATCTCCCGGTTTGGTTCCGACCGTCCTGATCTGCGGGTTCCTCTGGAACTTGTCGACCTGGGTGATCTGATGCAATCGGTGGAGTTCAAGGTCTTTTCCAGTCCTGCCAAGGATGCCAAAGGCCGGGTTGCGGCCATGATGGTGCCAGGTGGTAGTTCACTGAGCCGTAAACAGATCGATGAATATACCAAGTATGTGGCGATCTACGGTGCCAAAGGGCTGGCTTATATAAAAGTCAATGAGCTGGCCAAGGGCATTGAAGGCCTGCAGTCCCCGATTCTCAAATTCCTGCCGGACGAGGTGGTGAATGCGATCCTTGAGCGTACCGCAGCCAAGGATGGGGATCTGATCTTCTTCGGTGCCGACAAGGCCCATGTGGTCAATGAGGCGCTTGGTGCCCTGCGTGTCAAGGTAGGCCAGGATATGGAGCTGATGCAGGGCGATTGGCGCCCGCTGTGGGTTGTCGACTTCCCGATGTTCGAACGGGATGAGCAAAACGACCGCTGGACTCCGCTGCACCATCCTTTCACCTCCCCTAAACTGGATCAGCTGGAGCTGCTCGAGAGTGATCCAGGCGCCTGTAAATCCCGTGCCTATGACATGGTGATGAATGGTGTTGAGCTGGGTGGTGGTTCGATTCGTATTCACCAGCAGGATGTACAGCAGAAGATCTTCCAACTGTTGGAGATCAGCGATGAAGAGGCCGAGGAGAAGTTCGGTTTTCTGCTCAGCGCTCTGAAATTCGGCTGCCCGCCCCATGGGGGATTGGCGTTCGGTCTCGATCGTCTGGTGATGCTGCTGACCGGTTCATCCTCAATTCGCGAGGTAATGGCTTTTCCAAAAACCCAGACCGCTGCCTGCATGCTCACCTCAGCGCCATCGGAAGTGGCGCCGGATCAGTTGCGGGAGCTCTCCATACGGGTACGTAAACCAGCAGCTGAAGAGGGGGCTTGA
- a CDS encoding peroxiredoxin family protein, translating to MGKRNLSRRDFIINTPLAPLVLLPLGYTPQVMGDDDNKRYGIKGRLAPPLQVDYWIDAQGRPSDFKQQQLSGKWVYLKCFQNWCPGCHEYGFPALKRVADAFVGDHRVEVLAVQTVFEGYSSNTKEHLRELQLRYELPIMMGHDPGDPQTNTYPRTMRDYRTGGTPWVVIIDPSGKVVFNHFHIEPDEFIPQLQKILT from the coding sequence ATGGGAAAGCGAAACCTGTCACGTAGAGATTTCATAATCAATACACCCCTGGCTCCACTGGTGCTGCTGCCGCTGGGCTACACTCCCCAGGTAATGGGCGACGACGATAATAAAAGATATGGCATCAAAGGCAGGCTGGCACCGCCGCTGCAGGTGGACTACTGGATCGATGCGCAGGGTCGGCCCAGCGACTTCAAGCAGCAGCAGTTATCCGGCAAGTGGGTCTATCTGAAATGTTTTCAGAACTGGTGCCCAGGCTGTCATGAGTACGGATTCCCGGCCCTGAAACGGGTTGCCGACGCTTTTGTTGGTGATCATCGGGTTGAGGTACTCGCCGTTCAAACCGTTTTCGAAGGCTACAGTAGTAATACCAAAGAGCATCTGCGGGAACTGCAACTGCGCTATGAACTACCGATCATGATGGGGCATGATCCGGGTGATCCGCAGACAAACACCTATCCCCGGACCATGCGGGACTACCGTACCGGGGGAACACCGTGGGTGGTGATCATCGATCCCTCAGGCAAGGTGGTGTTCAACCATTTCCATATCGAACCCGACGAGTTCATTCCTCAACTGCAAAAGATTCTGACTTGA